The window AGCGGAGCGGCTCCCGCTCGCTCCACCACCTCCGCGAAGATCGTGGTGGCGGGCGGCTTCGGCGTGGGCAAGACCACGTTCGTCGGCGCGGTCTCCGAGATCAACCCGCTGCGCACCGAAGCCGTCATGACCAGCGCCTCGGCCGGGATCGACGACCTCACCCACACCGGTGACAAGACGACCACCACCGTCGCGATGGACTTCGGCCGCATCACCCTGGACCAGGACCTGATCCTGTACCTCTTCGGTACACCGGGCCAGGACCGCTTCTGGTTCATGTGGGACGACCTCGTCCGCGGCGCCATCGGCGCCGTCGTACTCGTCGACACGCGCCGCCTCGCCGACTGCTTCCCCGCCGTCGACTACTTCGAGAACAGCGGCCTGCCGTTCGTCGTCGCGCTCAACGGCTTCGAGG of the Streptomyces sp. NBC_01294 genome contains:
- a CDS encoding GTP-binding protein, with amino-acid sequence MAFGTSSGAAPARSTTSAKIVVAGGFGVGKTTFVGAVSEINPLRTEAVMTSASAGIDDLTHTGDKTTTTVAMDFGRITLDQDLILYLFGTPGQDRFWFMWDDLVRGAIGAVVLVDTRRLADCFPAVDYFENSGLPFVVALNGFEGHQPYTPEEVREALQIGPGAPIITTDARHRADAKSALITLVEHALMARLK